The Paenibacillus mucilaginosus 3016 genome includes the window ATCGTATCGTCCGTCCAGTTGACCTTGACGAGGTAGGCTCCTTCCTCATAAGCATGCTTCGTGATCAGGCGGACGAGCTCGGCCGCATCAATCGTGCTGTTCACGACGAGCTTCTGGCCCTTCTGGATCTTCACTCCGGTCTTGACGATAAGCTCGGCATAGCGGCTCAACAGCTCTTGAAAGTTGGACATGCTCGATTCCTCCTAAGTATGAGGTGTAATGTAGTGAGTTATGTAGGAACAGGGTGCAGACCCGGTGGTTCTCTTATTGTACAACATTCCAGCCCGGATACGAAAACAGCAGAAGCCCGGGGAGACCTCCCCAGGCTTCTTGGTGTATCGTATTTATTCGCCGATCCCAATCCACTTCAGTGCCCCTGCTGTATAGAGCAGGATCGCAACGACGAGGACAGGAGCGACATACCGCAGAACGATGATCCACAGACGCAGCCACATCGGAGTCATGCCGGCTTCTTGAACGGCCGCCGACCATTTGTACCCGACGAACAGGGTTACGATGAGACCGCCGAGCGGAAGAAGAATATTGGAGGCCAGGAAGTCAGCCGAATCCATGATATTCTTACCGTCGATGATCGTAACATCTCCCAGCACGCCGCCGACCGACAGTGCGGACGGCACGCCGAGGACGAAGGTGGCAAGAGCGACGATCCAGGTTGCCTTGCTGCGGGTCCAGTTCCATTTGTCCATAGCATAGGCGACCGGCACCTCGAGAATGGAGACGGACGAGGTCAATGCGGCAATCGCAAGCAGGATGAAGAACAGCCCGCCGAAGAAGGCGCCGAGCGGCATGGCGGCGAAAGCGGCAGGCAGTGCCATGAAGACAAGTCCTGCGCCCTGCGACGGCTCAATGCCGAACGAGAACGAAGTAGGGAAGATGATCAGGCCTGCAACAAGGGCATAGAGCAGGTCGCCTGCGCCTACGGCCATTGTCGCAGCACCAAGGGACTGGCGCTTGTCAATGTAGCTGCCGTACGTAATCATGATGCCCATCCCGAGGGAGAGCGAGAAGAATGCATGGCCCAGCGCTACAAGTGCGGATTCCGCCGAGAGCTTCGAGAAGTCCGGCTTCAGGAAGAACTCGACCCCCTGCATGGCGCCCGGAAGAGTAAGTGAGCGGGCCATCAGGATGATCAGCAGGATCAGCAGGCCGGGAATCAGGATTTTGTTAAACTTCTCGATACCGCCCGAGATGCCGCGGGCAACGATCCAGATGTTGAGCAGCACAACGACAGTCTGCCAGAATACAGGCCAGAAGCCGCCGGCAAAGTCGAGAAACTGCTTGGTGTAGTCCGTGCTGGAGAACAGTGACCCGCTGAAGGACATGGCCGCATAATGCAGCGTCCATCCGGCTACAACAGAGTAGAACGTCATAATGAGGAATGCGGCGATGACCGAGAGGAAACCGAGCGCACCCCAGCGCTTGGAGCCCGACAGTTTAACGAAGGAGCTGTATGCGTTGCCGCGTCCGCCCCGGCCGATGGAGAGCTCGGCCAGCAGTACCGGAAGACCGACGACCAGAAGGCAGATCGTAAAGAGAAGGAAGAAAGCCGCGCCGCCGTATTTTCCCGTAATGTAAGGGAATTTCCACATGTTACCGAGTCCCACGGCACTGCCGATTGCCGTCAGGATAAAGCCCGACCTGCTGAACTGCTCCGTAAGTGAGCGCTCGTTTGGATCCAATTTCGATTGAGCCATTAGGTTCGAAGTCCCCGCTTTCTGTCAATATCATACAAAGATAATATGTGTATGTTATATGAAAACCCTTGATTTTGTCCATGTATTTAATTGGAAAAGGATGACGAAAACTAGCGAAAATTATTATCCGATGACAAATTAAATGCCGTGCGGCTGACATATCCGGGCAGGGATGCATATAGCCCCCATTGTTCCCCTCCGTCTCCTACTATTTCCTGTCAAAAAAGGGGGGTCAAAAGAAGGAATAGTTGTCCTCAATAGCGAACAATTAGTGCATTGAAACTAACGGTCGAAACTTGTGAATCGCATCGCAAGGGCGGGCTCGGGGGTACAGCATGGGACACGAAACAGGGCGGGAACCTTGGGAAATCGAACGCAGCCAATGGTTGCAGCGTGTACGCGAGCTGGAGCAGCGGGAGCGGGAGCTGCTCCAGCAGCTGAGAACGCAGGAGAACCTGAACAGCAAGATCCTTGATGCACTGCCCATGGACATCTTCATGGAGGATGCGGAGGGGCGGACGATCTATGCCAATCAGGCTACATATAAGCGCAACCGGCTGACGGAAGAGGAACTGCTCGGCCGCACGCTCTATGACTTTTTTCCTTATGAGGTGGCAGAGCGGTTCCGCCGGGAGAATCTGGAGGTGTGGCGGACCGGCAGACTGATCACCAGCGAAGGCACGTCTCTGGTCGGAGGGGACGAGATCTATCTGTATACGGGCAAGACGCTGATCTGCCCGGATGAGCAGACGGGCGAGAAGCTTCTGCTCGGCTTTGCTCTCGATATCACGGACCGGGTGCTGGCGGAGAAATCGCTCAGGGAGAGCGAAGAGCGCTTCCGCAAGCTGGTGGACCAGGCGGCGGACAGCTTCTTCCTTATGGACGGCAGCGGGCAGTTCCTGGATGTCAACCGGCAGGCCTGCCTGTCGCTCGGGTACACGGAAGAGGAGCTGCTGACGATGCAGGCGGGTCAGATTTCCTCGTTCCCGGCGGGCGAGCTGCTGCGTCTGCACGAGC containing:
- a CDS encoding sodium-dependent transporter; this encodes MAQSKLDPNERSLTEQFSRSGFILTAIGSAVGLGNMWKFPYITGKYGGAAFFLLFTICLLVVGLPVLLAELSIGRGGRGNAYSSFVKLSGSKRWGALGFLSVIAAFLIMTFYSVVAGWTLHYAAMSFSGSLFSSTDYTKQFLDFAGGFWPVFWQTVVVLLNIWIVARGISGGIEKFNKILIPGLLILLIILMARSLTLPGAMQGVEFFLKPDFSKLSAESALVALGHAFFSLSLGMGIMITYGSYIDKRQSLGAATMAVGAGDLLYALVAGLIIFPTSFSFGIEPSQGAGLVFMALPAAFAAMPLGAFFGGLFFILLAIAALTSSVSILEVPVAYAMDKWNWTRSKATWIVALATFVLGVPSALSVGGVLGDVTIIDGKNIMDSADFLASNILLPLGGLIVTLFVGYKWSAAVQEAGMTPMWLRLWIIVLRYVAPVLVVAILLYTAGALKWIGIGE